Part of the Jatrophihabitans sp. GAS493 genome, CGAATAGATGCGCACCTCCGTCACCACCGTTGTCTTGCTGAGCGCCGCAACCCTGACGCTGGCCGGGTGCAGCTCCTCCTCGACCAGCAGCGGGTCGAGTGCGACCACCGCGGGCACGAGCTCGTCACCCGCGGTCACCGGCACCGTGACGGTGCTGGCCGCCGCGTCGCTCACCGAGGCCTTCACCACGCTCGGCAAGCAGTTCGAGGCCGCTCACCCCGGCACCACCGTGAAGCTCAGCTTCGGCGGTAGTTCGGCCCTGGCACTGCAGATCAACGAGGGAGCGCCGGCCGACGTCTTCGCCTCGGCCGCCACCAAGAACATGACCCAGGTCGTGACGAAGGGCGGCGCCGCGGAGGCGGACGTGAAGAACTTCGCCTCCAACGTGCTCGAGATCGCCACTCCCCCGTCGAACCCACAGAACGTCACCGGCGTCAACGACCTGGCCAAGACGAGCGTCAAGGTCGCGGTCTGCCTGCCGGCCGTCCCCTGCGGAGCGGCGGCGGTCACGCTCTTCAAGAACGCCGGGATCACCGTCAAGCCGGTCACCCAGGAGGCCGACGTGAAAGCCACGCTGGCCAAGGTCGAGTCGAACGAGGTTGACGCCGGAGTCGTCTACGTCACCGACGTACTGGCCGCCGGTACGAAGGTGAAGGGCGTCGCCATCGACCCGTCGGTGAACGTCTCCACCGAGTACCCGATCGCACCGCTGACCAAGGCGTCCAACGCCGCCGGCGCCGACGCCTTCGTCGCCTACGTCCTCTCCGACGCCGGACAGAAGGTGTTGGCCGACGGCGGATTCGCCAAGCCGTAGCCTGAAACGGATGGAGACCCTCCGCCGTCAGCTGTCGGGCCGACGCGCCGGGCGGCGCGCGGGCCCACACACGGCTCGGCGCGGTACGGCGCGGCGCAGCACTGCCCCGCCGCTGCCGCTGGGGATCGGCGCCGCGATCGCGCTGCTCTTCCTGCTGCTGCCGCTGGTTGCGATCCTCATCCGGGCGCCGTGGTCGTCACTGACCACGCTCTGGCGCAGCAGCGATGTACTCACCGCTCTGCGCCTCTCGCTGATCTGCGCCACCGCGGCCACCGGCATCTCGCTACTGCTCGGCGTGCCGCTGGCCTGGGTGCTGGCCCGGGTGCGATTTCCGGGGATCCGGCTGGTGCGCGCGCTGGTGCTGCTACCGCTGATCCTGCCGCCGGTGGTCGGCGGGGTGGCGCTGCTCTACG contains:
- the modA gene encoding molybdate ABC transporter substrate-binding protein — encoded protein: MRTSVTTVVLLSAATLTLAGCSSSSTSSGSSATTAGTSSSPAVTGTVTVLAAASLTEAFTTLGKQFEAAHPGTTVKLSFGGSSALALQINEGAPADVFASAATKNMTQVVTKGGAAEADVKNFASNVLEIATPPSNPQNVTGVNDLAKTSVKVAVCLPAVPCGAAAVTLFKNAGITVKPVTQEADVKATLAKVESNEVDAGVVYVTDVLAAGTKVKGVAIDPSVNVSTEYPIAPLTKASNAAGADAFVAYVLSDAGQKVLADGGFAKP